From a single Fusobacterium sp. IOR10 genomic region:
- a CDS encoding sodium ion-translocating decarboxylase subunit beta has translation VVQKVGQEENPANFLLMHAMGPNVAGVIGSAVAAGVLLNIFG, from the coding sequence GAGTAGTACAAAAAGTTGGTCAAGAAGAAAATCCTGCAAACTTTTTATTAATGCATGCAATGGGACCAAATGTTGCAGGAGTAATAGGGTCAGCAGTTGCAGCAGGGGTATTATTAAATATATTTGGATAA
- the citD gene encoding citrate lyase acyl carrier protein: MIGICGNEKNSDALVTVDLNCNGIEVEVESKLKKMFGKLMEKAVREVLEEEKVENAKVKVQDFGALDFVIKGRTRTALHRAQQGDDK; the protein is encoded by the coding sequence ATGATTGGAATTTGTGGAAATGAAAAAAATTCTGATGCTTTGGTTACTGTAGATTTAAATTGTAACGGTATTGAAGTTGAAGTAGAATCTAAACTAAAAAAAATGTTTGGAAAATTAATGGAAAAAGCAGTTAGAGAAGTTTTAGAAGAAGAAAAAGTAGAAAATGCAAAGGTTAAAGTACAAGATTTCGGAGCTTTAGATTTTGTAATAAAAGGAAGAACAAGAACAGCTTTGCATAGAGCACAACAAGGAGATGATAAATAA
- a CDS encoding CoA ester lyase: MGKATRAPKKSRRTMLFSPANNPKMLAMAHLYGSDCVIFDLEDAIKYAEKDAARDLFAEALKTIDYGDTEIYARLNPLYTEFGEKDVRVLVPAGLRYMRLAMTDTPEQIKELDALLTEVEKEHGIEIGSCKIQASLETPTAVNNAYEIATASDRVVTMSFGAEDFTRTLGAERTKEGKEIFVAKSMVVMAAARAGIDAIDTVWAFLDDIEGFKKEIQNSVNMGFAGKSCVHPSQIKEIHSIFTPSKKEIEKSLIIVKAAEEADIENGGVIQVNGKMIDIPIISKAQKVVNLAKAAGVIK, translated from the coding sequence ATGGGTAAAGCTACTAGAGCACCAAAAAAATCAAGAAGAACAATGTTATTTTCTCCAGCTAATAATCCTAAAATGTTAGCTATGGCCCATCTTTATGGATCTGATTGTGTAATATTTGATTTAGAAGATGCAATAAAGTATGCAGAAAAAGATGCAGCAAGAGATTTATTTGCAGAAGCTTTAAAAACTATAGATTATGGGGATACTGAAATATATGCTCGTTTAAATCCACTTTACACAGAATTTGGAGAAAAAGATGTAAGAGTTTTAGTTCCAGCAGGTCTTAGATATATGAGACTAGCTATGACAGATACTCCTGAACAAATAAAAGAATTAGATGCTTTATTAACAGAAGTTGAAAAAGAGCATGGAATAGAAATAGGTTCTTGTAAAATACAAGCATCTTTAGAAACTCCTACAGCAGTGAACAATGCTTATGAAATAGCAACAGCCTCAGATAGAGTAGTAACAATGTCATTTGGAGCTGAAGATTTTACAAGAACATTGGGAGCTGAAAGAACAAAAGAAGGAAAAGAAATATTTGTAGCTAAAAGCATGGTAGTAATGGCTGCAGCAAGAGCTGGTATAGATGCTATTGACACTGTTTGGGCTTTCCTTGATGATATTGAAGGATTCAAAAAAGAAATTCAAAATTCAGTAAATATGGGATTTGCTGGTAAATCATGTGTACATCCATCACAAATAAAAGAAATTCATAGTATTTTTACTCCTAGTAAAAAAGAAATTGAAAAATCATTAATAATTGTAAAGGCTGCTGAAGAAGCTGATATAGAAAATGGTGGAGTAATTCAAGTGAATGGTAAAATGATTGATATACCAATTATTTCAAAAGCTCAAAAAGTTGTAAATCTTGCAAAAGCAGCAGGAGTTATTAAGTAA
- the citF gene encoding citrate lyase subunit alpha encodes MKIIKNKVDRELPEYIEGYGEVKPYAGPFATKPEGKKYAPTKSFSKPGDKKLVETIKEAIEKCGLKDGMTISFHHHLRNGDYVLNMVMDEIAKMGIKNINLVASSLTKAHEPILEHIKSGVITGINTSGLRGTIAKEISKNNILGKPVIFRTHGGRARAIESGEIKIDVAFVAAPTCDTLGNMNGHQGKSAFGAMGYPMVDVKFAEKVVAITDNLVPFPLKSISIEMTDVDYIVEVEEIGDPEKIATGATRITKNPQELLIAEKASEVLIASGVIKNGFSFQAGSGGSSLAVCRFLKEYMRENEIKGSFASGGATGYLVEFLEEGYFDALFDTQSFDTSVIKSLGKNVNHIEMSSSMYANPHNKGCVAHQLDMMILSATEIDTDFNINSLTGSTGMIMGAQGGAPDTAAGAKLTVVVAPTMRKRIPIVTDKVTTVVTPGETVDVLVTERGICVNPRRKDIQEALDNAGIKTKTIEKLREEVEKLTGKPEKTQYSDTIVGVVEYRDGTVMDVIKQIKK; translated from the coding sequence TTGAAAATTATAAAAAATAAAGTTGATAGAGAATTACCAGAATATATAGAAGGTTATGGAGAAGTAAAACCATATGCAGGACCTTTTGCTACAAAACCAGAAGGGAAAAAATATGCTCCAACTAAAAGTTTTTCTAAACCAGGGGATAAAAAATTAGTTGAAACAATAAAAGAAGCAATAGAAAAATGCGGGTTAAAAGATGGTATGACAATTTCTTTTCATCATCATTTAAGAAATGGTGACTATGTTTTAAATATGGTTATGGATGAAATAGCAAAAATGGGAATTAAAAACATAAATTTAGTAGCTTCATCACTAACTAAGGCTCATGAACCAATCTTAGAACATATTAAATCTGGTGTTATAACAGGGATTAACACTTCAGGATTAAGAGGAACAATAGCTAAAGAAATTTCAAAAAATAATATTTTAGGAAAACCAGTTATTTTTAGAACTCATGGTGGAAGAGCAAGAGCTATTGAATCAGGAGAAATAAAAATAGATGTAGCTTTTGTAGCAGCTCCTACTTGTGATACTCTTGGGAATATGAATGGTCATCAAGGAAAATCAGCTTTTGGAGCTATGGGATATCCTATGGTTGATGTTAAATTTGCTGAAAAAGTAGTAGCAATAACAGATAATTTAGTTCCATTTCCATTAAAAAGTATATCAATAGAAATGACAGATGTGGATTATATAGTTGAAGTTGAAGAAATTGGTGATCCAGAAAAAATAGCTACAGGTGCAACAAGAATAACTAAAAATCCTCAAGAATTATTAATAGCAGAAAAAGCATCAGAAGTTTTAATAGCTTCAGGAGTTATTAAAAATGGTTTTTCTTTCCAAGCAGGATCAGGAGGATCATCTCTTGCTGTTTGTAGATTTTTAAAAGAATACATGAGAGAAAATGAAATAAAAGGATCTTTTGCTTCAGGTGGAGCAACAGGATATTTAGTTGAATTTTTAGAAGAAGGATATTTCGATGCATTATTTGATACTCAAAGTTTTGATACATCAGTTATAAAATCTTTAGGTAAAAATGTAAATCATATAGAAATGTCATCATCAATGTATGCTAATCCTCATAATAAAGGATGTGTTGCTCATCAATTGGATATGATGATATTGTCAGCGACAGAAATAGATACAGACTTTAACATTAATTCATTGACTGGATCAACAGGGATGATTATGGGAGCTCAAGGTGGAGCACCAGATACAGCAGCAGGAGCTAAGCTTACAGTTGTTGTTGCTCCAACAATGAGAAAAAGAATTCCAATAGTTACAGATAAGGTAACAACTGTAGTTACTCCAGGAGAAACAGTGGATGTATTAGTTACAGAAAGAGGGATTTGTGTAAATCCAAGAAGAAAAGATATTCAAGAAGCTTTGGATAATGCAGGAATAAAAACAAAAACAATAGAAAAATTAAGAGAAGAAGTTGAAAAATTAACAGGCAAACCTGAAAAAACTCAGTATTCAGATACAATAGTTGGAGTTGTAGAATATAGAGATGGAACAGTTATGGATGTTATAAAACAAATAAAAAAATAA
- a CDS encoding L-lactate dehydrogenase: MDIKLRKVVIIGAGHVGSHVGFSFVTQGACDELVYIDTNTDKAIAQAEDTEDAVVYLPHNVNVKTGNYSDIDDAEIIVISAGPLPNMNQTRMDTLKDTIECIKPIVKGIKESKFSGIIINISNPADVITHYLQKNIGYPSERILSTSTTLDSSRLRKVLSRELNIDQKSIYAYVMGEHGESQMVPWSCASIFGKNLCDLMKEYPETYGHLNLEKIANDARLGGWIVLKGKGSTEFGIGTSCVEIAKTIFSDERKVCMVSTLLKGQYGQENVYASVPAIVGKDGVVDIIELPLNDSELKEFSNSCEVMRKNFNLSLTY, from the coding sequence ATGGACATTAAATTAAGAAAAGTTGTTATTATTGGAGCAGGACACGTTGGGTCCCATGTTGGTTTTTCCTTTGTAACTCAAGGAGCCTGTGATGAGTTAGTATATATTGACACTAACACTGATAAAGCTATTGCACAAGCTGAAGATACTGAGGATGCTGTTGTATATTTACCTCATAATGTAAATGTTAAAACTGGTAATTATTCAGATATAGATGATGCTGAAATAATCGTTATCTCAGCTGGACCTCTTCCAAATATGAATCAAACTAGAATGGATACTTTAAAAGATACAATAGAATGCATAAAACCAATTGTTAAAGGAATTAAAGAATCTAAATTTAGTGGAATTATAATAAATATTTCAAATCCTGCAGATGTTATCACACATTATTTACAAAAAAATATAGGTTACCCTTCTGAAAGAATACTATCAACAAGTACTACCCTTGATTCTTCTAGATTAAGAAAAGTCTTATCCCGTGAATTAAATATAGATCAAAAATCTATTTATGCATATGTTATGGGAGAACATGGAGAAAGTCAAATGGTCCCTTGGTCTTGTGCTTCTATTTTTGGAAAAAACCTATGTGATTTAATGAAAGAATATCCAGAAACTTATGGACATCTTAATTTGGAAAAAATAGCAAATGATGCAAGACTTGGAGGATGGATAGTTCTAAAAGGAAAAGGATCTACAGAATTTGGTATTGGAACTTCTTGTGTTGAAATAGCTAAAACAATATTTTCTGATGAAAGAAAAGTATGTATGGTCTCAACTTTATTAAAAGGTCAATATGGACAAGAAAATGTTTATGCTAGTGTTCCTGCGATAGTTGGAAAAGATGGAGTTGTTGATATTATTGAATTACCTTTAAATGATAGTGAATTAAAAGAATTTTCTAATTCATGCGAAGTAATGAGAAAAAATTTCAATTTAAGTCTTACGTATTAA
- a CDS encoding metal ABC transporter solute-binding protein, Zn/Mn family, protein MKIIKRLEILILMIFILGCGRQDKVDQKINEKLNVIATTTMLGDLVKEIGGEKVNVTILMNNGVSPHSYQPKLSDTKNIMKGDLLVVNGLYLEGKMEECLKNIDKNKLLVIGDELNKNKLILMESGEYDPHIFLSLELWKDAAEILEKRLIKMDVKNQDYYKKSKDEYIEKLSKLDDYTREQLNKIDKDKRILVTSHRAFNYFAREYSFETNYVKGISSEREIGINTINNLVTYLKDRRIKTIFLENSAPESILNTIVQTSARQNWNVKIGGKLYVGSLGDKESGADTYIKYYKKNIDTIVQGLK, encoded by the coding sequence ATGAAAATTATAAAAAGACTAGAAATATTGATTTTAATGATTTTTATTTTAGGTTGTGGAAGACAAGATAAAGTTGACCAAAAAATAAATGAAAAATTAAATGTTATAGCTACTACAACTATGCTAGGTGATTTAGTCAAAGAAATTGGAGGAGAAAAGGTTAATGTTACAATTCTTATGAATAATGGAGTTAGCCCTCACTCTTACCAACCTAAGCTAAGTGACACAAAGAATATAATGAAGGGAGATTTATTAGTTGTTAATGGTCTTTACTTGGAAGGTAAAATGGAAGAGTGTTTAAAAAATATAGACAAAAATAAACTTCTTGTTATTGGAGATGAATTGAACAAAAATAAGCTTATTTTAATGGAAAGCGGAGAATATGATCCCCATATATTTTTAAGTTTAGAGTTGTGGAAGGATGCAGCTGAAATATTAGAGAAAAGATTAATAAAAATGGATGTAAAAAATCAAGATTATTATAAAAAATCAAAGGATGAGTATATAGAAAAATTAAGTAAATTAGATGATTATACAAGAGAGCAGTTGAACAAAATAGATAAAGATAAAAGAATATTAGTAACTTCCCATAGAGCTTTTAATTATTTTGCAAGGGAATACTCATTTGAAACTAATTATGTTAAGGGTATTTCTTCTGAAAGGGAGATTGGAATAAATACAATTAATAATTTAGTAACTTATTTAAAAGATAGAAGAATAAAAACAATATTTTTAGAAAATTCAGCTCCAGAAAGCATATTAAATACAATTGTTCAAACTAGTGCAAGACAAAATTGGAATGTAAAAATAGGTGGAAAATTATATGTAGGTTCTCTTGGTGATAAGGAAAGTGGTGCAGACACATATATAAAATACTATAAAAAAAATATAGATACAATTGTTCAAGGATTAAAATAA
- a CDS encoding metal ABC transporter ATP-binding protein, whose protein sequence is MEIAISIKDLTVSYEDKKILSNINMEIPKGKLIGIIGPNGGGKSTFIKGILNIVKKNSGIVKFQGEDYRKYLKKIAYIPQRDTVDWDFPTTVLDVVIMGSYGRLGLFKSPGKKEKEKAIKNLKKLNIEKYFDRQISQLSGGEKQRVFIARALMQEAEIYFMDEPFQGVDIKTEKEIIEILKKLKEMGKTVLVVHHNLEKVKDYFDYLIMINRKIVAIGETEDIFIEENINKTFYRNY, encoded by the coding sequence ATGGAAATAGCCATCTCTATAAAAGATTTAACAGTTTCATATGAGGACAAAAAAATATTATCTAATATTAATATGGAAATACCTAAGGGGAAACTAATAGGTATAATAGGACCAAATGGGGGAGGGAAATCCACATTTATCAAAGGAATTTTAAATATAGTTAAAAAAAATTCTGGAATTGTAAAATTTCAAGGGGAAGATTATAGAAAATATTTAAAAAAAATAGCCTACATACCCCAAAGAGATACTGTGGATTGGGATTTTCCAACAACTGTTTTAGATGTTGTTATTATGGGATCTTATGGCAGATTAGGTCTATTTAAAAGTCCTGGGAAAAAAGAGAAAGAAAAAGCGATTAAAAATTTAAAAAAGCTAAATATTGAAAAATATTTTGATAGGCAAATTTCTCAATTATCAGGGGGAGAAAAACAAAGAGTCTTTATAGCGAGGGCTCTTATGCAAGAAGCAGAGATATATTTTATGGATGAACCTTTTCAAGGAGTAGACATAAAAACAGAAAAAGAAATTATCGAAATATTAAAAAAATTAAAAGAAATGGGGAAAACTGTATTGGTAGTTCATCATAATCTAGAAAAAGTTAAGGATTATTTTGACTATTTAATTATGATAAATAGGAAAATAGTTGCTATAGGAGAAACAGAGGATATTTTTATAGAGGAAAATATCAACAAAACTTTTTATAGAAATTATTAA
- a CDS encoding metal ABC transporter permease produces the protein METLIANNYILIIVIIGTTLIGCVSGILGTIITLRKEALVGNALAHASFPGVILSFMIMKNKNMELLLIGAGCFSAISLIIIKKIKKYSKIKYDSSLALILSGFFGLGQVLLSIVQNTGNPNQSGLENFIFGEVATILFSDIEIISIISIIVIFIIILLRKEIKLFIFDEEFFKSLGYSSKILDGLITILVIVVIMIGIRFIGVILMTSVLIAPSIAARQWSNSFYNNLILSGFFGGISGFLGTLVSLNNPDLSIGPIIVVISSLIAVTSIIFKKVK, from the coding sequence ATGGAAACTTTAATTGCTAATAATTATATATTAATTATAGTTATAATAGGAACTACTTTAATAGGGTGCGTTTCAGGAATATTAGGAACAATAATAACTTTAAGAAAAGAAGCATTAGTTGGAAATGCCTTAGCTCATGCTAGTTTTCCAGGAGTGATTCTTTCTTTTATGATTATGAAAAATAAAAACATGGAATTATTATTAATTGGAGCAGGTTGTTTTTCTGCAATTTCATTGATTATTATAAAAAAAATAAAAAAATATTCTAAAATAAAATATGATTCCTCTTTGGCTTTAATTTTATCTGGTTTTTTTGGTCTAGGTCAGGTTTTATTATCAATAGTCCAAAATACAGGTAATCCAAATCAATCAGGTTTAGAAAATTTTATATTTGGAGAAGTTGCTACAATTTTATTTTCAGACATAGAAATTATTTCAATTATTTCAATTATAGTTATTTTTATAATAATTTTATTAAGAAAAGAAATAAAATTATTTATATTTGATGAGGAATTTTTTAAAAGTTTAGGATATTCCTCTAAAATTTTAGATGGGTTAATAACAATATTGGTTATAGTTGTAATAATGATAGGAATTAGATTTATTGGAGTAATATTAATGACGTCAGTACTTATTGCTCCTAGCATTGCTGCTAGACAATGGAGTAATTCTTTTTACAACAATTTAATTTTATCTGGTTTTTTTGGTGGAATATCTGGTTTTTTAGGTACTCTTGTAAGTCTTAATAATCCAGATTTATCAATAGGACCTATTATAGTTGTTATATCAAGTTTAATTGCAGTGACATCTATAATATTTAAGAAGGTGAAATAA
- a CDS encoding metal ABC transporter permease — protein MNLEILSILILTSFTCSLIGVFISLRKMAMLMDAISHTVLLGVVLVYLITKDINSPFLIIGASLICVLTVCLIEILSNTKIEKGAAIGLIFPLFFSIGVLIMDRELKNSQISVNSALFGKLEFIIFQRFKINDFDLGPLALYIALIIAIITTVFILFFYKELKLISFDEIFAKTSGVSVLIVHYLFLSLISITAVASFNVVGVILVISLIIGPSITSLLFTKDLKKTIYLSIVIGIFNSLLGYTIAFKYDIAISGVVSSVNIGVFLLALFVRGMNEYYRRKLS, from the coding sequence ATGAATTTGGAAATTTTAAGCATACTAATATTAACGTCATTTACTTGTTCTTTAATAGGAGTTTTTATTTCTCTTAGGAAAATGGCCATGCTTATGGATGCAATAAGTCATACTGTTTTGTTAGGAGTTGTTCTAGTTTATTTAATTACAAAGGATATAAATTCTCCATTTCTTATTATAGGAGCATCTCTTATTTGTGTACTTACTGTTTGTTTAATAGAAATTTTATCAAATACAAAGATAGAAAAAGGAGCTGCAATAGGATTAATCTTCCCACTATTTTTTAGTATAGGGGTATTAATAATGGACAGAGAATTGAAAAATTCACAAATAAGTGTAAATTCAGCTTTATTTGGAAAATTAGAGTTTATAATTTTCCAAAGATTTAAAATAAATGATTTTGATTTAGGACCCTTAGCATTATATATAGCTTTAATTATAGCCATTATTACAACGGTATTCATACTATTTTTTTATAAGGAACTAAAGCTTATTTCTTTTGATGAAATTTTTGCAAAAACATCAGGAGTGTCAGTTTTAATAGTACATTATCTATTTTTAAGTTTAATTTCAATAACTGCAGTAGCTTCATTTAATGTTGTAGGAGTTATTTTAGTAATAAGTTTAATAATTGGTCCTAGTATTACAAGTTTGTTATTTACAAAGGATTTAAAAAAAACCATATATTTATCTATAGTAATAGGTATTTTTAATAGTTTGTTAGGTTACACAATAGCCTTTAAATACGACATAGCAATATCAGGAGTAGTATCTAGTGTAAATATTGGAGTATTTTTATTGGCTTTATTTGTAAGGGGGATGAATGAATATTACAGAAGAAAATTATCTTAA
- a CDS encoding metal-dependent transcriptional regulator, whose amino-acid sequence MNITEENYLKIIYELSNENKKEYVKTSDIALKMKYTVQSVLEMIKKLADNFLVEYVPYKGVKLSVEGREQAIRLVRVHHVWEVFLSEFLNLDWTQVHTEAEKLQHVSSDIVTNKLYDFLGKPKFCCHGSPIPNENGEIENISKNSIIQLKEGDKFILKRVIDNIKLLNFLRDNEIKLYDEFEISRLDEFNEIIVLKNKKGKEIYINFSNCKMLFY is encoded by the coding sequence ATGAATATTACAGAAGAAAATTATCTTAAAATAATATATGAATTATCTAATGAAAATAAAAAGGAATATGTAAAAACTAGTGATATAGCTCTTAAAATGAAATATACTGTTCAAAGTGTTTTGGAAATGATAAAGAAATTAGCAGATAATTTTCTTGTGGAATATGTTCCATATAAGGGAGTGAAATTAAGTGTAGAAGGTAGAGAGCAAGCTATTAGATTAGTTAGAGTTCATCATGTTTGGGAAGTTTTTTTATCAGAATTTTTAAATCTTGACTGGACACAAGTTCATACAGAAGCTGAAAAATTACAACATGTTAGTAGTGACATAGTGACTAATAAATTATATGATTTTTTAGGAAAGCCTAAATTTTGTTGTCATGGAAGTCCAATACCTAATGAAAATGGTGAAATAGAAAATATTTCTAAAAATTCAATAATCCAATTGAAAGAAGGGGACAAATTTATTTTAAAAAGAGTTATAGATAATATAAAGTTACTTAATTTTTTAAGGGATAATGAAATTAAATTATATGATGAATTTGAAATATCAAGATTAGACGAGTTTAATGAAATAATTGTTCTTAAAAATAAAAAAGGAAAAGAAATTTATATAAATTTTTCAAATTGTAAGATGCTATTTTATTAA
- a CDS encoding nitroreductase family protein — protein MFRVDNEKCVGCGLCIEDCFVKDITFIKDKAFIKNKDCIKCGHCIAICPVNAVSTDEYNMNEVIEYDKETFHVKSDNLLNFIKFRRTIRKFKDKEIEEEKLLKIIQAGRYTPTAANVQNVSYVVVHDKIQELRELVLESLNNLAEKIMKNSTIEKELKYARIWKMMYKVFKRNPNKQDSLFFFSKNIIIITSPNELNAGLASSNMELMCNALGLGALYSGFFILASQNSDKIKKFLNLEENTKIVNCMIIGYPDVKYLRTAPRKESSIKWM, from the coding sequence ATGTTTAGAGTAGATAATGAAAAATGTGTTGGATGTGGTCTTTGTATAGAAGATTGTTTTGTAAAGGATATTACTTTTATCAAGGATAAGGCTTTTATAAAAAATAAAGATTGTATAAAATGTGGTCACTGTATTGCCATATGTCCTGTTAATGCTGTTTCTACAGATGAGTATAATATGAATGAAGTCATAGAATATGACAAAGAAACTTTCCATGTTAAGAGTGATAATTTATTAAATTTTATAAAATTTAGAAGAACAATAAGAAAATTTAAAGATAAGGAAATAGAAGAAGAGAAACTTTTAAAAATTATTCAAGCTGGAAGGTACACTCCAACAGCTGCCAATGTTCAAAATGTTTCCTATGTGGTAGTTCATGATAAAATTCAGGAATTAAGGGAATTAGTATTAGAATCTTTAAATAATTTAGCTGAAAAAATTATGAAAAATTCAACTATTGAAAAAGAATTGAAATATGCTAGAATTTGGAAAATGATGTATAAAGTTTTTAAGAGAAATCCAAATAAACAAGATAGTCTTTTCTTTTTTTCAAAAAATATAATAATAATAACTTCACCAAACGAATTAAATGCAGGTCTTGCTTCATCCAATATGGAGCTTATGTGTAATGCACTTGGTCTTGGAGCTTTATATAGTGGGTTCTTTATATTAGCTAGTCAAAATAGTGATAAAATAAAAAAATTCTTAAATTTAGAAGAAAATACAAAAATTGTAAATTGTATGATTATTGGATATCCAGATGTTAAATATTTGAGAACTGCACCAAGAAAAGAAAGTTCAATTAAATGGATGTAA
- the efp gene encoding elongation factor P: MKVAQELRQGSTIRIGNVPFIVMKAEFNKSGRNSAVMKLKMKNLLAGNTVDTVLKADDKVDDIRLERVTAIYSYSDGDNYIFSNPETWDQIELTEEDLGNSINYLEEEMTVEIQYYEETPVSVELPTFVERQVEYTEPGLRGDTTGKALKPAKLITGFEIQVPLFVEQGEWIKIDTRNNTYVERIKK; this comes from the coding sequence ATGAAAGTAGCACAAGAATTAAGACAAGGGTCTACTATAAGAATAGGAAACGTTCCATTTATCGTAATGAAGGCTGAGTTTAATAAATCAGGAAGGAATTCAGCAGTAATGAAATTAAAAATGAAAAATTTATTAGCTGGAAATACAGTAGATACAGTTCTTAAAGCTGATGATAAAGTAGATGATATAAGATTAGAAAGAGTAACTGCTATTTACTCTTATTCTGATGGAGATAATTATATTTTTTCAAATCCAGAAACTTGGGATCAAATTGAATTAACTGAAGAAGATTTAGGAAACTCAATCAATTATTTAGAAGAAGAAATGACAGTTGAAATTCAATATTATGAAGAAACTCCAGTTAGCGTAGAATTACCTACATTTGTTGAAAGACAAGTAGAATATACAGAACCAGGATTAAGAGGAGATACTACAGGAAAAGCTCTTAAACCAGCTAAATTAATAACAGGATTTGAAATTCAAGTACCTTTATTTGTAGAACAAGGGGAATGGATCAAAATAGACACAAGAAACAATACATATGTTGAAAGAATAAAAAAATAA